In the genome of Coraliomargarita sinensis, one region contains:
- a CDS encoding glycogen synthase: protein MPKKPATSFGSKPKKASDSKTVKPARKKPVNRAETGKDQGPAKKKAVKKRAVKRASPKVPAKAKSPRAETPKEAPGNLHGNLESVETPTQPEPVNSEQALHNVFLHEEVPSLNVVHISPEMAPVSKVGGLADVVYGLTQELAIRGNNVEIILPKYDNMRYDHIYGLCESFHDLWVPWYDGAIHCTVYFGFVHERKCFFIEPHSQDNFFNRGKYYGEQDDVWRFAFFSRAAMEFLLQSGKRPDIIHCHDWHTGLVPVYLWEIYEHMGLGNSRVCYTIHNFKHQGMCGGELLEATGLHRPEHYFDKSRLGDDHHDGALNLMKGGIVYSNFVTTVSPTHAREVRDMGQGFGLESTLQTHAPKYGGVLNGIDYEAWNPQSDKHLAAQYNADTVGKKYDNKRALRERLLLADNEKPIIAHIGRLDPQKGLELVRHAIFHCVNNGAQFVLLGSSPEPSINAYFWHLKNEINENPDCHLEIGFDEDLARLIYAGSDMMLVPSRFEPCGLTQLISMRYGTVPVVRAVGGLADTVFDKDYSHVELNKRNGYVFHEDSYTGVETALSRAIACYYQYPDHFRHLMLNAMKTDYSWNVPGQHYLNIYNHIRKK, encoded by the coding sequence ATGCCGAAAAAACCAGCCACTTCATTCGGGAGTAAGCCAAAAAAAGCATCTGATTCGAAAACGGTGAAGCCTGCCCGCAAAAAGCCGGTAAATAGAGCAGAGACCGGCAAGGACCAAGGACCGGCGAAAAAGAAAGCCGTCAAAAAACGGGCGGTTAAACGGGCATCCCCAAAAGTGCCCGCTAAAGCCAAGTCGCCAAGGGCCGAGACTCCCAAGGAAGCCCCGGGAAACCTTCATGGGAATCTTGAATCCGTTGAAACGCCGACTCAACCTGAACCCGTGAATTCGGAGCAGGCACTTCACAACGTTTTTCTCCATGAAGAAGTCCCCAGCCTGAACGTGGTCCACATCAGCCCGGAAATGGCACCCGTTTCCAAGGTCGGCGGCCTCGCGGATGTTGTTTACGGACTCACGCAGGAACTCGCGATCCGCGGCAACAACGTCGAGATCATTCTGCCGAAATACGATAACATGCGGTACGACCACATTTATGGTCTCTGCGAGAGCTTCCACGACCTATGGGTGCCGTGGTACGACGGCGCGATCCATTGCACGGTTTACTTCGGTTTTGTGCACGAGCGTAAATGCTTTTTCATCGAACCGCACTCGCAGGATAATTTTTTCAACCGAGGAAAATACTACGGGGAGCAGGACGATGTTTGGCGTTTCGCCTTCTTCTCCCGCGCCGCTATGGAGTTCCTGCTCCAATCCGGAAAACGCCCCGACATCATTCATTGCCACGACTGGCATACCGGCCTGGTCCCAGTTTACCTTTGGGAGATTTACGAACACATGGGACTCGGCAACAGCCGGGTCTGTTACACGATTCACAACTTCAAGCACCAGGGCATGTGCGGCGGCGAGTTACTTGAGGCCACAGGGCTCCACCGTCCTGAACATTATTTCGACAAGAGCCGTCTTGGCGATGACCATCACGATGGCGCCCTGAATTTGATGAAAGGCGGCATCGTGTACTCCAACTTCGTGACCACAGTCTCCCCCACGCATGCCAGAGAAGTCAGGGATATGGGCCAGGGCTTCGGTCTCGAAAGTACATTGCAAACCCATGCCCCGAAATACGGCGGCGTCCTGAACGGGATCGACTACGAAGCGTGGAACCCTCAGAGCGACAAGCACCTGGCCGCGCAATACAACGCCGATACGGTGGGGAAGAAATACGACAATAAGCGGGCACTTCGGGAACGGCTGCTTCTCGCCGACAACGAAAAGCCTATCATCGCCCACATCGGCAGGCTGGACCCCCAAAAAGGCCTCGAACTGGTTCGCCACGCCATCTTTCACTGCGTCAATAACGGCGCGCAATTCGTTCTCCTTGGCAGCAGTCCGGAGCCATCGATCAACGCTTACTTCTGGCATCTCAAAAACGAGATTAATGAAAACCCGGACTGTCATTTGGAAATCGGCTTCGACGAGGACCTCGCCCGCCTGATCTACGCCGGCTCCGACATGATGCTTGTGCCCAGCCGCTTCGAACCCTGCGGCCTCACTCAGCTCATTTCCATGCGCTACGGCACCGTGCCGGTTGTGCGCGCTGTCGGCGGTTTGGCCGACACCGTCTTCGACAAGGACTACAGCCATGTCGAACTGAACAAACGCAACGGCTATGTCTTTCATGAAGACAGTTACACCGGCGTCGAAACCGCACTGTCACGAGCCATTGCCTGCTACTACCAATATCCCGACCACTTCCGCCACCTCATGCTTAACGCCATGAAGACGGATTACTCGTGGAACGTTCCGGGCCAACACTACCTGAATATTTACAACCACATCCGAAAAAAGTAG